The Klebsiella africana sequence ACCACCATCATGCAGGCGATGCCGCGCAGGTTGGTGATCCAGTGTATCTTTTCTTGCATCAGTCCCTCAAAGTCTGCTGGCGAAATAAGGTATGACCCGCCGGGTTTCCCGGTGTCGCAATAGATTAGTCTGAGTTTTCGGTCACAGACTTGTCGCAGTTTCATGATATTCGCAAAATACCTGTAATACTGAATCTTTAGGATAACAACTTGCTAACAAGGCGGTGGAGGAGAACGTGGTGAAAGGTGTCGTTTCCGTAATGCTGCTGCTGCTCCTCGCGGGCTGCAGCGAGACCGTCTCCCCGCCGGCGCAAAAAGCGCAGCGCGCCCGTATTACGCCGCAAACGACGCTCAATATGGCGCAGCTTTGCAGGGATCAGGCGGCTATTCGCTATAACACGCAAACGCAGCTCGTTGACGTGAACCATTTTGAGCAATTCCAGGCGAGCTATGAGCTGTCGGGCCGTACTGGCAAGAATGAGCGCTTCATCTGTTCCTTTGACCCGGACGGCCAGTTTATGCATCTTTCGATGCGCTGAATCGACCCCGCCTGGCGTAAATTTCGTCCGTTTTCCTGAAACAACGCCGTTTCGTACTGTATATCTCGCAGCCAGCGGGTATACTGACTCCTTCCTTTAAATCCACACGTATCCAGCACGAAATCATATGCAAAAGTTTGATACCAGGACCTTCCAGGGCCTGATCCTGACCTTACAGGATTACTGGGCTCGTCAGGGCTGCACCATTGTTCAACCACTGGACATGGAAGTCGGCGCCGGCACCTCTCACCCGATGACCTGCCTGCGCGCGTTAGGGCCGGAGCCGATGGCGACCGCTTACGTACAGCCTTCCCGTCGTCCAACCGATGGCCGCTATGGCGAAAACCCGAACCGTTTACAGCACTATTATCAGTTCCAGGTGGTGATTAAACCCTCTCCGGAGAACATCCAGGAGCTGTACCTCGGGTCGCTGAAAGAGCTGGGTATGGACCCGACCATCCACGACATTCGCTTTGTCGAAGACAACTGGGAAAACCCGACGCTGGGCGCCTGGGGGCTGGGCTGGGAAGTGTGGCTCAATGGCATGGAAGTGACGCAGTTCACCTACTTCCAGCAGGTGGGCGGCCTCGAGTGTAAGCCGGTGACCGGCGAGATCACCTACGGTCTGGAGCGTCTGGCGATGTACATCCAGGGCGTGGACAGCGTCTATGACCTGGTCTGGAGCGATGGCCCGCTGGGTAAAACCACCTACGGCGACGTGTTCCACCAGAATGAAGTGGAGCAGTCCACCTATAACTTCGAATACGCCGACGTCGACTTCCTGTTCACCTGCTTCGAGCAGTATGAGAAAGAAGCCCAGCAGCTGCTGGCGCTGGAAACCCCGCTGCCGCTGCCGGCCTACGAGCGTATTCTGAAAGCGGCTCACAGCTTCAACCTGCTGGATGCGCGTAAAGCCATCTCCGTCACCGAGCGTCAGCGCTATATCCTGCGCATTCGCACCCTGACCAAAGCAGTGGCGGAAGCGTACTACGCTTCCCGTGAAGCGCTCGGCTTCCCGATGTGCAACAAGAATAAATAAGAGGCGGCCATGTCTGAGAATACTTTTCTGGTGGAAATCGGCACTGAAGAGCTGCCACCAAAAGCGCTGCGCAGCCTGGCGGAGTCTTTTGCTGCGAACGTAACCGCGGAGCTGGATAACGCCGGCCTTGCGCACGGTAAAGTGGAATGGTTTGCCGCCCCGCGCCGCCTGGCGCTGAAGGTGGCTAACCTGGCGGCGGCGCAAGCCGATCGCGAAGTAGAAAAACGCGGCCCGGCCGTGGCCCAGGCGTTCGATGCCGAAGGCAAGCCAAGCAAAGCGGCCGAAGGCTGGGCGCGCGGCTGCGGTATCACCGTCGATCAGGCTGAACGTCTGACCACGGACAAAGGCGAGTGGCTGCTGTATCGCGCCCATGTGAAGGGCGAAAGCACCGAAGCACTGCTGCCGAACATGATTGCCAGCTCGCTGGCGAAGCTGCCGATCCCGAAACTGATGCGCTGGGGTGCGTCTGACGTCCACTTTGTGCGTCCGGTTCACACGGTGACTTTGCTGCTGGGTGACAAAGTGATCCCGGCCACTATCCTCGGTATTCCGTCCGATCGCGTCATCCGCGGCCATCGCTTTATGGGTGAGCCGGAGTTCACTATCGACCATGCCGACCAGTATCCGCAGATCCTGCTGGAGCGCGGTAAAGTCATCGCCGATTACGAACAGCGTAAAGCCAAAATTAAAGCCGATGCGGAAGAAGCGGCGCGTAAGATTGGCGGTCAAGCCGATCTGAGCGAAAGCCTGCTGGAAGAAGTCACCTCGCTGGTGGAGTGGCCGGTGGTGCTGACGGCGAAGTTCGAAGAAAAATTCCTCGCGGTGCCGTCCGAAGCGCTGGTTTACACCATGAAGGGCGACCAGAAGTACTTCCCGGTCTACGACAACGCCGGCAAACTGCTGCCGAACTTTATCTTCGTGGCCAACATCGAGTCCAAAGATCCGCAGCAGATCATCTCCGGTAACGAGAAGGTGGTTCGTCCGCGTCTGGCCGATGCCGAGTTCTTCTTCAACACTGACCGTAAAAAACGTCTGGAAGATAACCTGCCGCGTCTGGAAACCGTGCTGTTCCAGCAGCAGCTGGGCACCCTGCGCGACAAGACCGATCGCATTCAGGCGCTGGCGGGCTGGATTGCCGAACAGATTGGCGCTGACGTGAACCACGCAACCCGTGCGGGCCTGCTGTCCAAGTGCGATCTGATGACCAACATGGTCTTCGAGTTCACCGACACCCAGGGCGTGATGGGGATGCACTACGCGCGCCATGACGGCGAAGCGGAAGACGTGGCCGTGGCGCTGAACGAGCAGTATCAGCCGCGATTTGCCGGCGACGCGCTGCCGTCTAACCCGGTGGCCTGCGCGGTAGCGATTGCCGATAAGATGGACACCCTGGCGGGTATCTTTGGTATCGGTCAGCATCCGAAAGGCGATAAAGACCCGTTTGCGCTGCGTCGCGCCGCGCTGGGCGTGCTGCGTATCATCGTTGAGAAGAACCTAAATCTCGATCTGCAAACGCTGACCGAAGAAGCGGTGCGTCTGTACGGTGAGAAGCTGACCAACGCCAACGTGGTTGATGACGTGATCGACTTTATGCTGGGCCGCTTCCGCGCCTGGTATCAGGACGAAGGCTACGGTGTCGACACGATCCAGGCGGTACTGGCGCGTCGTCCAACCCGCCCGGCGGATTTCGATGCGCGTATGAAGGCGGTATCGCACTTCCGTACTCTGGAAGAGTCCTCCGCGCTGGCGGCGGCAAACAAACGTGTCTCCAACATCCTCGCGAAATCCGATGAGACGCTGAACGACATCGTTCACGCTTCGGTGCTGAAAGAAGCGGCGGAAATTAAGCTGGCGGGTAATCTGGTGGTGCTGCGCGACAAGCTGCAGCCGTATTTCGCCGCAGGCCGTTATCAGGATGCGCTGATTGAACTGGCCGCGCTGCGCGAGCCGGTGGATGAGTTCTTCGAGAACGTGATGGTTAACGCTGAAGACAAAGATGTTCGCATCAACCGTCTGACGCTGCTGTCCAAACTGCGTGAACTGTTCCTGCAGGTAGCGGATATTTCTCTGCTGCAGTAAGCGTATCGGTAATAATAAAAAACCTGCCTCAGGGCAGGTTTTTTTATACG is a genomic window containing:
- the glyS gene encoding glycine--tRNA ligase subunit beta, which translates into the protein MSENTFLVEIGTEELPPKALRSLAESFAANVTAELDNAGLAHGKVEWFAAPRRLALKVANLAAAQADREVEKRGPAVAQAFDAEGKPSKAAEGWARGCGITVDQAERLTTDKGEWLLYRAHVKGESTEALLPNMIASSLAKLPIPKLMRWGASDVHFVRPVHTVTLLLGDKVIPATILGIPSDRVIRGHRFMGEPEFTIDHADQYPQILLERGKVIADYEQRKAKIKADAEEAARKIGGQADLSESLLEEVTSLVEWPVVLTAKFEEKFLAVPSEALVYTMKGDQKYFPVYDNAGKLLPNFIFVANIESKDPQQIISGNEKVVRPRLADAEFFFNTDRKKRLEDNLPRLETVLFQQQLGTLRDKTDRIQALAGWIAEQIGADVNHATRAGLLSKCDLMTNMVFEFTDTQGVMGMHYARHDGEAEDVAVALNEQYQPRFAGDALPSNPVACAVAIADKMDTLAGIFGIGQHPKGDKDPFALRRAALGVLRIIVEKNLNLDLQTLTEEAVRLYGEKLTNANVVDDVIDFMLGRFRAWYQDEGYGVDTIQAVLARRPTRPADFDARMKAVSHFRTLEESSALAAANKRVSNILAKSDETLNDIVHASVLKEAAEIKLAGNLVVLRDKLQPYFAAGRYQDALIELAALREPVDEFFENVMVNAEDKDVRINRLTLLSKLRELFLQVADISLLQ
- the glyQ gene encoding glycine--tRNA ligase subunit alpha, whose translation is MQKFDTRTFQGLILTLQDYWARQGCTIVQPLDMEVGAGTSHPMTCLRALGPEPMATAYVQPSRRPTDGRYGENPNRLQHYYQFQVVIKPSPENIQELYLGSLKELGMDPTIHDIRFVEDNWENPTLGAWGLGWEVWLNGMEVTQFTYFQQVGGLECKPVTGEITYGLERLAMYIQGVDSVYDLVWSDGPLGKTTYGDVFHQNEVEQSTYNFEYADVDFLFTCFEQYEKEAQQLLALETPLPLPAYERILKAAHSFNLLDARKAISVTERQRYILRIRTLTKAVAEAYYASREALGFPMCNKNK
- a CDS encoding YsaB family lipoprotein; the protein is MKGVVSVMLLLLLAGCSETVSPPAQKAQRARITPQTTLNMAQLCRDQAAIRYNTQTQLVDVNHFEQFQASYELSGRTGKNERFICSFDPDGQFMHLSMR